The DNA segment GTCGGTCATCTTTTCAATGAGGGGTTTGATATTCATTTCTGTGACAATGCTTTGTTatttatcaaaagaaaaatcagaTTATTGCTAGAGTTGGAGTTGCTTCAAATTATCTCTTCTCACTTACTCTCCAAAATTAAAATCTCTCTTGTTGGTGTTGATAAAGGAGTTTCAAAATCATGGCATGATAAGCATGGCCACTTGGACTATGAAAAATTTGGAGATGCTTTCAACAAAAATGATTGTAAGAGGTTTCCCTAAAATTGATAATCTTGGTGATTTTTATGAAGCCTGTCAACTTGGAAAGCAACACAAAATTCATTTTCCTTCTCAATCTTTATAGAAAGCAAAAAGACTACTATAACCTATTCTCTCATATCTTTATGGTCTGATGGCATTTTCATCTCTAGGAGGTAAtcgttattttatttctttcattAATGATTACTCACGAAAATTTTGGATGTATgacgtcaaaaaaaaaaaaactagaaagcTTTCTAGAAATTCAAAGTTTTCAAGGCAGAAGTGGAGAATTTTACTGGTAAAAAAATCAACACATTGAGAACTGATCGTGGAGGTGAATATGTCACAAATGAATTTGAGAAATATTGCAGAGACAATGGTATTCGGCATGAAATGACAGTCCGACATACACCACAATAAAATGGTGTGAGATAAAGAATAGAAAAATTATGGAGATGGCTAGATGTATCTTAAAAGGAAAAGATTGTCAAGAAAAATTTAGTCTAAAGTTGTTTCTTGTGCAACTTATCTTATAAACCGGTCACCAATAAGGAGTTTGGAAAATTGTACACCATATGAAGTGTGGTATGGTGCAAAACCTAGTGTTCATCATCTAAAAGTAATTGGGAGTGTTGCTTGCTATCATATTCCTTATGCAATGAGAAGAAAGTTCGATGACAAGTCAGAGAAATTTATTTTCATGGGCTATAGTGAAAGACGCAATGCACACAAGTTGTATAATCCGATGACAAAAAAGATTGTGATAAGTCGAGACGTTTGATTTGATGAAAATTCCTTGTTTGAGGAGAAAGAAGTTCATAAATTTTTTTGCCAATTTTTGCATTTGAGGAGaagaataattgtttgataaTGTTGAGAGTAATGCTGAAACAGGAAGTCCTCCTACTTCACTAAGTTCTTCTTCATCCATATCGATAACTACTTCCCCAAGTTCTTCATCAAGTTTATTTTAATCCAGTAtgataaagaaaatgagaagtCTCCGGGAAATATATGATGAAAGTAAGTAAGATTGAGCAAAATGGTGCTGTATTTTTTGCTTTCTTTGAGGAGAAGATCCAATTTCTTTTGATGATGCTTATAAAAAAGAAACATGGAGGCGAGCTATGAACGAATAAATTGACTTGATTGAAAAGAATGAACGTGGGATCTTATAGATTTGCCACCACATAAAAACTCTCTTGGAGTAAAATGGGTGTACAAGACAAAGATGAATCCAAATGACCCTATCAACAAGCAAAAGGCAAGGTTGGTTGCAAAAGTGTACAATCAAAAGGAATGAGACAATTTTAGAGAGGTATTTTCTCTCATTTCAAGACTTGAGACGGTTAGATTACTTATTTCTCTTGTTACTCAAATTAATTTGAAGTTGTTCTAAATGGACGTAATATTTGGGTTCTTAAATGTTGTCTAAAAGAAGAAGTctattaatatatgaaaatatgtTTATAATcttttgataaaaaatttagttgattcattaaaaatattttgtaaTTATATACTTTATTATAAAAAGTAttgaaatttttatataaaataaaataattaaaaaaaatggtctAAAGGAGGTTTAAAAGTCTCTAGCTGCAAAACTGTCGGTAAAACGCTGCAAAACCGTCggtaaaaaattcaaaactgtCGTAAAACCGTCAAAAAACCATCGCAAAACCGTCAGAAAACCGCTACAACCAAACCGTTCCTATAGAACCTTACCCTGACGCCTCATAAAAACCGTCGCAAGAGTAGCAACGCCTATTGTAGCAATGGTTCTGCGACGGTTTTGAAAACCGTCGTTAAAGTCTATAGCGACAGAAAAAACCGTCACTAGAGAAACTAAATTCCATCGGTAAAGActcttttttttgtagtgatatGATCAATACCTGGTTTTGTCAGGAAAGGAGtaagaaaataaagtgtacaAGTTGAAGAAAGCTATGTACAAATTGAATCAATCATGGAGAGCTTGGTATATCCGCGTGAATTCTTACTTTGAGAAATATGGATTTCAAAATCCATATGAGCATACTCTCTACGTCAAAGGCGATTCTCAAGATTCATGGTTGTTAGTCTCTATGTCGATGATCTTATTTTCACTCGAAACGATGAAAAGATGTTGAATGAATTTAAGCACTCGATGATAGCAGAATTTGAGATGACAGATTTGGGAGACCTTCCTCATGTTCTTGGCCTTGAAGTTCATCAATTAAAAAAAGGGATATTTATTTCACAAGAGAGCTATGCAAAAGAATTTTTAAAGAAGTTGAAAATGGAGATTGCTAATCGAGTTTCTACTCCATGCATCATGGGATTGAAGCTATCTAAGAAAGGTGAAGGAATGATTGTTAATTCTACCATGTTCAGGAGTCTTGTTGGAAACTTATGTATCTAACTTCCACAGGGCCTAACATCGTGTATGTTGTTAGCCTGACGAATATATTCATAGAGAAACCTTATTCCAATCACTGGGAGGCTGCCAAAAGAAGTTTAAGATATGTTAAAGCAACCATTAATCATGGTATCTTTTAGCTAATGCACCGATTGATCTCATTAGTTATACTGATAGCAAACCACTTCTACATATGTATTCATCTTATTATTAGTGCAATTTCATGGAGCTCGAAGAACAACCAATTGTGGCTCTTTCCACTACAGAAGCTGAATATATCGTTGCATCCTATGCAAGATTTCAATTGATTTTGTTAGGTGGAATTTTGGAAAGTTTTAAGCAGAAGCGGAACAAGTCAACAACTTTGTTTTATGACAATATTTCTACTTTTTTTGTCACAAGGGATCCGGTTCTTCATGGAAGGACAAAGCATGTCCGTATTCGGTGCCATTTCCTGAGGGAACTTGTGAATGAAggctgataacattgtgatattatcccaaggatcaaaagagatattcaccaaagaacgccacgtgttgatcAACTGATACGGGAATACCGCGGCGTATTGACACAAAGAGATCTgacgggcggatcaccaaggtctCACCAAAAAAGACCCGCGagcgaacctgtgaggcgaatctccataaacactcaatccgccattagaacggctgggccgattcggccataaagaccattaatgagctatcaattagctaacagccaacttaaaggaaaccagtaaccgccattaatggaacattaatggagactttctagttactgaaagttacggcttcacaactatatatagcctatgtctcaggctatcaaaggtacacattcacttaccctttgtcaattcagtttgctctcttgttcttctatactgactttggcatcggagcttccccccgtcgaacccaacgacgcccccacagagacggaaatttatcggaaattctccactagtaatcaattggtgcggtgagcgtggaactCTTAATgaaataaagggttttcgttCACATTAGAAAAGATATGAAAAATGGAGAATAGAacccctcctcaggggttgaaaTGCCCTTGGTAACACCCTCAAGCCAACCTGAATCAAGCGCTGGACGCGTTGATGTGAGCACTCCAGCAACTCAGGACGGAAGGAGTCTGTCGCCAGATGCATTCGTTGAAACATGTGCGGGAGCCATAGGAAGAGCGTTTGGTCCTGATATGGAGAGACGCCTAAGGTTGTTCATGATAGTACCAGAGCTTCGGCGCACCAACCCTACGTCATCTCAATGGCAACAAGCCATTGTAGGATCTGGCGCCCATGATTCCTCATTCTTCCAAACTCAGCCCACGGATTCCATGGTGACTACTACCGTAGCTGGTAATAACCCGCCACTCAATCGGCAATTATTTTCTGATGAAGCAGGTGGAAGTCAAAGGATAAATCTGGGCGGATCAGGTAATCCAACCCGCCCTTGGTCAAGTCTTCCTGAGGGTGGATCGGAAGGTCGAAtgcacaaaaagcgtagaaaagagaaaagtaggtgGTCGAAATCACCTTCGCCCTGTAGGAGACCCAGATCCTCCCGTAggggtagatcacccccatctactggtcgtagacaaAGCAAGAGGTCAGTAGAGACGCCACGTTCAGATAGGCCACCGCCACCGCCACACCAAGGAGAGGATAGACACCTTCCTTCAGAAGACCATGGAGGCAATAATGGCCAAGGTGGTGGCGGACAAGGTGGTGGAGGCCAAGGTGGCGGCGGACAAGGTGGTGGAGGACAAGGTGGAGGCGGAAACGGTGGTGGAGGTGGATATTTTCACAAAGCCACTTAGTAGACAATTGTTCGAGAAAAATGTAGAAAGCTTGAGAGTAAGAAGCAAGTTTAATTTAAGGAATGCATTGTTTGTAGACTAAATTAACTTGTAACTATTAGAGTTTTTTATATTTACTTTCTTAATTAGCTATTAAGAGTTATGTacgttttatttattagttTTGTAACACGTACAATttctatataatataaatagttatcatataatataaatagttatcatgtataaattaaaaaacctcaagtaaaagaaatataATTCAATACGAATGTCTCTCCGCTAGGGCGCGATATCACCGTGAGAGTTTTCTTGTCCCTCCAAATCGAGAGTGAGGGTAGTCGTCGTCGCTGGTAAACTTCAGGGCTGGCCGGGGAGGAAGGTAATTTGTGAGATTTGTATTCAAGAAACTAAGATTCACAGGCACAAAGGAAAAGCTGGGACTGCAATGACAAAACCTAAATCGTGCAACTCTGCAACAGGAGACTTGAACGAATGGGTGGCTGGTGAACCGAGTGAGGAAAAACGGAACTGAGTTACATATGGAAAAAGACATGGCTAATCTGAACATGGGGGAAGAAGAGCTTACAGGGATGGAATTAAACTTAATTCACGATGCTGGGGAGAGGGAAGTAAGAGGATTAAGGTTTCTAGGAACCTTTGTGGCAGATCGAATTGTCAATTTGCAAGCTATGAAATTGAAACTAGCAGGGCTATGGAGACCAGGAAGAAGCGTAACAATACAGGAAATTATGCCTAACCTGTATTCCTTCGAATTCTACCATGTGGTAGATAGTAATAGAATCCTGGCAGGAGGACCGTGGACGTTCGACAACTATGTCCTGGTGATGAACGAATGGCCGGACAAGGTTAAACCGGAAGTAGTGCAACTACACATGATGCCGATTTGGGTTCAGGTACACCATCTACCGTTCAGAGCCCGAAATGAGATAGCAGGCAAACAGATAGCAAACTTTTTAGGGGAGTTTATGGAGTATGATGCGAAGAATGGAAGTGGGAGCTTAAACTCGTATATGAGGATTCGAGTAAAGATAGATGTCAGAAAACCGCTGAAACGCTTCAAAAAAATTTGTAAGGCAGAAGCTGAACCAATGTTCATCCAATTCAAATATGAACGGATTGGAACTTTCTGTTACCTGTGTGGCATGCTAGGACACGCTGAAAGATACTGTGAAAGGCAATCTGAGGAAAATAGCAAAGAGATAAAAAGAGATTGGGGACCGTGGCTGAAAGCACCAGTTAGAAGAGGGGGTGATCAGAGTGGAGCAAGATGGTTGAAGGGGACAGGAGAGCAGAATGAAAATCCGAATATGCCAGGAGGAAGAAGGTTCATGCCTTTCAACCAGATTTTTAGACAGAGGCAGGGGGTCCCGTTTACTACAGGGGCGTTTGGAAGTGGACCAGGGAGGTAACCAGGGGGCCAGGGAATGACATTGATGAATCAGAATGGGATGAATGATAATGGAGATGAAAATATGATCATGGATAGTGCTGAGGAGATCGCATTGAGAATATTAGAAGATAGAAAACGCAGAAGAGGGGAGGAAGAGGGCAGAGGAAAGAATATCCAGGGAACAGACACACTAGTTGGGTACACATTCAAGGAATCCCTTTCCACATTGGATAAGGATTGCTTAGGTGAAAATGAAGCGGCGAGGCCTGGGGTACAGGTCTGCTGAGAGGAATGATGTGCGTTAGTTGGAACTGCCGAGGATTGGGGAACTCTAGTGCAGTTCGGGCATTGGGGGAGATGATCAGATCATGCCAACCTAACATTGTGTTCCTTATGGAGACTTTGGTTAAAAGTCGAATGGTTACAATAAGTAAGAAGCTGAAATTTGATGGTTGCTTTGTAGTGGAAAGCAGGGGCCATAGTGGAGGTTTATCGATGATGTGGAAAGCAGAGGTGAATCTGGATATTACAAAGTTTTCAGACAGACACATCGAAGCAATAATTAGGAAtggggaggagggggattggaAGTGTGTACGATTTTATGGATACGCATACAGACAATTACAGGCGGAATCTTGGGAGATCCTTAAAATCGTAGCACATGATGCATCACTACCCGGATGGTGATGGGAGACTTTAACTGTATTCGGGATCAATCTGAAAAGGAAGGAGGAGCATAATACCCGGAAAACCTAATTAGAAGATTTAATTCAGCACTGCAGGAGTGTGGACTTCATGAAATTAGACAAGGAGGTAGCCCGTTCATATGGGAGAGAAGTAGAGGTACACCACGATGGGTCAGGGAAAAACTTGACAGAGTATTTGGGAATGAGGAGTGGATCAGTCAATTTCCAAGACACAATCTAAATAATATCATCACAAGTTATTCTGATCACTACCCTCTAATTCTAGCTCTCACTGAACCAAAACCAAGAGGTAAACGTGGAAGGTTCCGCTTCGAGCAAGTGTGGCTGCAAGAGCCTGATTTCGCAGAGGTGGTGAAGAAGCAGTGGAGGTTTAGTGCTAGTAGAAATATGCAGAAGAGATTTGAGAGGTGTACAAAGGTGATGGAAGAGTTTGGGAAGGGGTGCAGAAATCAATTTCTGAAGGAAATTGAGGGCCTAAAAAGACAACTTGTGAAATACACAGATAGAAGAGATGAATGGGCTATTAGAAGGATGAAGGAAGTTGAGCAACAACTCAATCAGGCTCTTGAGAAAGAAGACACCTTCTGGAGACAAAGGGCAAAACAGTTCTGGCTGACGGGAGGAGATATGAATACTAAATTCTTTCATGCGTGTGTCAGAGCCAGGAAGAAGCAAAACCAGATTTTATCACTCCAGGAGGAAGATGGGCAGATTGTAAAAGAGCATGAGGGGTTGaaggagcatgttaaaaagtACTTTCAGCAAGCTTACCAACAAACGGAAGACTGCAATCTGGAAACGGTTAGTGTTCTTACCCCTATTGTCTCGGATAGAGATAACATACAGTTAACTAAACCGTTTACCTTGGAGGAGTTCAAAGTGGCTATTTTCCAAATGCACCCTGATAAATCGTCGGGTCCAGATGGGCTTAATTCGGGATTTTATCAGTATTTTTGGCCAGAGATTGGGAAGGAAATTTTCGAAGCTTGTAAGGGATGGCTAGAACGCCGGGAATTCCCGGCAAATTTGAATGATACAATTATAGTGCTGATTCCAAAGGTTGACTCTCCTAGAACAATGACAGATTATAGGCCTATTGCACTGTGCAATGTTTTGTATAAAATAATCTCAAAAGTCCTTGCTAATAGGTTAAAGTTAATTCTACCTAACCTTATTGGTGAGACCCAAGCAGCTTTTTCCCCTGGAAGGTCAATTATTGATAGTGTACAAATAGCTTTTGAAGCTATACACCATATGAAAAGAAATAACATGGGAGTACAGGGAGATGTAGCTCTAAAGATTGACATTAGCAAGGCATATGATAGAGTGGACTAGAGATTTTTGGAGGCAGTATTGAAAGGTATGGGTTTTGATGAGGTATGGATCCAGTGGTTAATGCTATGTGTGACGACGGTTTCATACTCGGTATCAGTCAATAATGAACTTGCAGGGGCCAATGAATCCAGGGAGAGGAATCCGGCAAGGAGATCTATTATCACCATATTTATTCATTCTGTGTGAAGAAGTGTTATCCCAACTAATCTACAAAGCTGAAAGAGACGAATTGATTAGAGGCTGTAAGGTGTGTCTCGGAGCCCCTGTGATATcacacttattctttgcagatgatagcTTCTTGTTCTTTGGGGCAACAGTTGAGGAAGCAGAAAACGTGCTGAGAATCCTGAAAGACTATGAAAAGGCATCAGGGCAAGCTGTGAATGTCAACAAATCAGGTATCTTCTTTAGCACAAATGTTAAGAGAGAGGTAAGGGAGGGAATAAGCGATGTGTTGGGAGTGTGGTCCCCTTTAAATACAGGCAAATACTTAGGACTACCTTCCTTGATTGGTAGATCAAAAAGAAGTTTATTTTCGTTCCTTGTTGATAGATTAAGGAAACGGGTCAATGGTTGGAGTTTTAGATTCCTATCAAGTGCGGGTAAGGATGTATTTATTAAAACGGTAGCCTAGGCGCTGCCTACTTTTTGTATGAGCACCTTTCTCATCCCTAAATCTATTTGTGAGGAATTACAACGAATAATGAATTCTTTCTGGTGGGGTAAAAAGGAGAATGGGACAGATAGGATACACTGGTTTGAGTGGGAGAAAATGTGTAGTCCAAAAGAGAATGGGGGCCTAGGGTTTAGGGACCTTCAAATGTTTAATCTTGCCCTAATCGGCAAACAGGGATGGAAATTCATATCTAATCCAAATGTTCTTGGCAGTAGattgttcaaagctaaatacttCCCAACTGACAATTTTCTAAACTCAAAGTTAGGCAGAAACCCTAGTTTTATTTGGAGGGGTGTTTGGAAATCGATTGAAGTGTTAAACCTGGGTCTGAAGTGGGAAGTGGGGAATGGGGAATTAATTAGAATTTGGAAAGACCCATGGGTGGAGAGGGAGGGGTCGTATTTATTGGAGAATAGAGGGCCGGAAGGGTTGGGGGATATGAGAGTGGCGAATCTTTTTGAGGGAGAAACCAAGGTCTGGGATAGGGGGAAGTTAAACGAACTATTCTCAAGAGAGGAGATTGAGGCGATAGACAAGTTGGTAATACCTAAGAGAAATAGACCTGATAGACTGGCATGGCAGTTTACAAAAAATGGGTGCTATTCATCTAAATCGGGTTACAGGGCTATAGAAGAAGGGAGGTGGGAAAGGTCACAGAGAGTGGAATGGAGTAGAATATGGAATGTTCCAATACCGCCTAAAATAAAGTTGTTTATATGGAAAATGTGCTCAAGATGTCTACCGATGAGATCGACATTACGGGCCAGACACATGGCGATACCAAGTCATTGTCTAATCTATGAAGTGGACCTAGAGTATAGCTGGCACTTGTTTTGTGCATGTCCGTATGCGTTAAATTGTTGGCAGAGTATGGGGGTTGATCCACCAGATGGAGATTTTGATGATGCTGTTGATTGGTTCAGTGAAAAGTGTATTAACGGAAACGAAGACTACCTAACAAGGGTTATCAGTGTGCTGTATGCAATATGGCAGCATAGAAATGCTGTTTTATGGAAGGAAAAACTGATACCGGCGGATATAAGGGTACAACAGatcaaacaacacatacacGAGTGGAGAAAAGCAAaggaaattgggaaaaatgtgagGGCAGGAGGGGGACAGCAGGTCGAGATTGAAGTTGAGGAAAATGGGAGAGGGGAAAGGAGATGGAATGGAACAGAAATCGGGAATGAAAGAGGAGTTGAAGGTATGGCGGAGAGCAGGGAAGTAAGAAGGCAGGGGGGAAGAGATGTAACGGTTGAAAACCGAGAGGGGAGGCGGGATTGTCTAATTAACAGTAGAACTGAGCCGTTGCAGCAGCGTGTTCATGTAGATTTGCAAGAACAGCAGCAGCGCCCTCCTAGTTCTGCAGAAAACCGAGTAGTACAGCAGAGGCGGGGTAGAGCGGACGTAGGGGAGAGATCGCAGCAGGCAACTAGACAGGAAAGGCCGAGGCCGAGCGCACATAACTCACGAGTACAGCACTGGGAAAGACCAAACATGGGCAGACTAAAGTGTAATGTGGATGGTGCTGTGTTTCAAGAATCGGAGTGCTGCGGGTGGGGGCAGTGGTGAGGGCGGAAGATGGTTCATTCATGGCAGGGGCAAGCGGGATAATACGAGGGATTTTTTCGTCTCGGGTTGTGGAGGCAATGGCATTAAGAGCGGGATTAGAATGGGCATTAGAAGTAGAGCTCGATAATGTCCAATTTGAGACTGATGCCCAGATAGTAGCGAAGGGAATAAATACAGATGAATTAGACCTATCTACCTTTGGAGATTTACTAGAAGATTGCAAGGAGCTAATGAGAAATAAGACGTTTTCTGTGTCTTTTGTTCTGAGACTAGCGAATAGAGCTGCACATCAGATTGCTAGGCAGGCTCTTTCCAATGCTAGTCCTTATTCGTTTTTTGATTTGCCGGATTGGCTAAGAAGTGTAATTAATGAGGATATTAATGCCTCCATTATTTAATTAAAGAAgtttcatttcaaaaaaaataaaaaattatataattcaGAAAAGCTTCGTTGTCTTtgcttatatttttatatattttttttctatccgacatagaatagaaaaaattaattgtttatagtttatgtACAGATGAAATAGAGGGAGGGGAAACATTTTAGATTGTGATATGTGGATTTATTAGGTGTTTTGTTTGTTGGTTTCCTTTTGTTGCTGGGCTTTTCTTTGGTCTGTTTCGTTTATTGTTTTGCTGGTCTTAATGATAGATATATATTCTTCATAAAATAGTGTTAGAATTAAAAATTCCTGTCAGATTGTGACAataataaaatttctaaaattgtCTAAGATCAAATTTGTTCTGAATTTTTCAGATAAGTAGAATTTCCCAATAAATTGATGAAGTACTGATCCATTAGCTAAACAAATGGAGATTATGAAAACAGAAGCCATAAAACCATCTTCTCCAACACCAATTCACCTTACCAATGTCAATCTTTCCCTTATGGATCAATTTTCACCTGCAGAAGCCTATATTTCCAGGgtccttttctttttcatcaATGGAACCAAACACCAGGACATATCTCACCTGCTCAAAACTTCACTTTCTGAAACCCTCAAAACATTTTACCCATTTGCTGGCAGAGTCAAGAACAACAAAGTAATCGAATGCAACGATGCGGGAGCTATTTTTGTCGAAGCAATATCTGATTCTGATCTTCACAGGTTTCTCCAAAACCCGGAAATTAATGATCAGCTGACACTAAAGAAGTTAATACCATTACAAGATCAATATAGAGGCACTTTACTGCTTGTTCAAGCTACCAATTTTGCCTGTGGTGGATTAGCACTTGGGGTTTGCATCTCTCATAAGATAGCAGATGCTAGCTCCCTTTGCACATTCCTCCAATTCTGGAGTAGAGCAACAACTGCAGCTCTTGGGTCTAACCCCCTTGTCGAAGAAGATCCCGAAAAACGTCCTCTATTTAACGCGGGAACCATCTTTCCTCCGCGGGATAACCTCCCTTTTTCAACCTCAGGTATCAAGCTGAAGATGGAGAAATGTGTTACAAAGAGATTTGTGTTTAGtgcatcaaatattaatctCCTGAAAGCTAAATCAGCAGGCAAAACTATCGAAAATCGGACTGGAGTCGAAGCTGTTACGGCCTTGATATGGAGGTGTGGAGTGAAAGCATCAAGATCAACAAGATGGAAGGAAGTAAATCGAACTGCTTTAGTCCAAGCTGTGAATATACGGAAAAGAATGGTTCCTGTCATGCCTGAAAACACCATTGGAAACGTGCTAGGGCATTGTCTTTCCATGGGGGAAGAAGGTGGGATAGAATTGGATAGCTTGGTGATTCAGATGAGGAAAGGAATGAAAGAATTTAATGAAAATTATTTGAAGAAAGTTCAAACAGGAGATGTTTTCTTGGCAGTTTGTGAATCTTTTAAAGAAATGGGAAGCTTATTAAAGGGtgagctatgttgcacggacacggACGTAGATGTAAAAACGAAAATGGAAACGGAAATTGAAACGGATAGAGACACTTCCACGAAATGCAGAAACACTGCTAAAAAGGAGTGTCTGTGCAACATAGAGGGTGGAAATTTGGATGTCTATATAGTATCAAGTTGGTGTAGATTTCCATTCTATGAGTTAGATTTTGGTTGGGGAAAGCCTACTTGGTTTGCTGCTATAGAAGCTCCTTTCAAGAATGTTATTTCATTGATGGATACAAGAAATGGTGATGGAATTGAGGCTTGGATTACTTTGACGGAAGAAGAGATGACATTTTTCCAACAAGATCAAGAATTGCTTGCTTTTGCTTCTTTCAATCCTAGTATC comes from the Euphorbia lathyris chromosome 5, ddEupLath1.1, whole genome shotgun sequence genome and includes:
- the LOC136229668 gene encoding tabersonine-19-hydroxy-O-acetyltransferase-like is translated as MEIMKTEAIKPSSPTPIHLTNVNLSLMDQFSPAEAYISRVLFFFINGTKHQDISHLLKTSLSETLKTFYPFAGRVKNNKVIECNDAGAIFVEAISDSDLHRFLQNPEINDQLTLKKLIPLQDQYRGTLLLVQATNFACGGLALGVCISHKIADASSLCTFLQFWSRATTAALGSNPLVEEDPEKRPLFNAGTIFPPRDNLPFSTSGIKLKMEKCVTKRFVFSASNINLLKAKSAGKTIENRTGVEAVTALIWRCGVKASRSTRWKEVNRTALVQAVNIRKRMVPVMPENTIGNVLGHCLSMGEEGGIELDSLVIQMRKGMKEFNENYLKKVQTGDVFLAVCESFKEMGSLLKGELCCTDTDVDVKTKMETEIETDRDTSTKCRNTAKKECLCNIEGGNLDVYIVSSWCRFPFYELDFGWGKPTWFAAIEAPFKNVISLMDTRNGDGIEAWITLTEEEMTFFQQDQELLAFASFNPSIY